ACGAGAAAACAGTAGCTGTATGTGTTGGATCAATTTTGTAGTCGACTGGTGCAGCTAAAGTAACTGAACTAGCTAATGCTACTGCCAAACCGAAGCTTAATGTTTTAAGATGCATTTTTCGTATCCTTTATTGATATAGTCGTTAGTGTATACATCAAGTAATTTAATTCACTATTCTTTATAAAACGATATGTTTCATCCATGCAACAATAAAAGCGTTACAGTTATTATTTAAAAACAATATTATAAAGTATAGGTACTATCGTACCGTGTCTGGACTCTTAAATTAATTCGTTTTTACTTCGATTTTTGATTAATAATAAGGTAAAACATGGCTAACACTGCTCAAGCACAAAGTACTTCCACTCCATATCGAGTAACTCTTACCGATCCTTCAGGTCATCAATGGTTTGCTGATGAACCTACAGACAAAGGTGGGCAAGATACTGCACCAAACCCAGTTCAAATCTTACTATCTGCTTTAGGTGCTTGCACTACCATCACATTAGAGATGTATGCGAATCTTAAAGGTATTAAGATTGATCATGTTCAAGTGGACTTAGCATTAAACCCAAATGGTGAACCAGAGAAAGGCCAAAATAATATTGAACGCAAAATCACACTCAAAGGTGAATTCACGGAAGACC
This genomic stretch from Acinetobacter oleivorans DR1 harbors:
- a CDS encoding OsmC family protein translates to MANTAQAQSTSTPYRVTLTDPSGHQWFADEPTDKGGQDTAPNPVQILLSALGACTTITLEMYANLKGIKIDHVQVDLALNPNGEPEKGQNNIERKITLKGEFTEDQHKRLLKVAENCPIHKLLTSQISIQTELSI